The DNA sequence ctaacaattatttttagttaatttatctgcaaattattttcatgGAAATGTAATGCCATTATAATTTGTTAATACCTTTTGATGTTTTCAGAGTGATAGTTtttgttcaaaaatgtaaagatgtctATTGAATTTTTATATAAGACATATAAAAACTGCTAATGCTGACATTTGGCAACCAATTTAGGTGACTGACATTTGTGTCTCTTGCACAGCTGCCCCAACAACATTCACATGGAGAAATGTACCTTCAACCAAAGACAGGTTAGTGCAGCATAGATACTATATGAATATCTGATTTGTGTATCTTAGGTAAGGGAAATcaacattaattatttgtttcatGTCCAGGTGGGGTGGTTTGACATTAAGCAAGTCATTCAGTGGCAGCTGTGAGGACACACAGCCTGTTAAATGTACCAAGGTAGCCACTTCTCTTGCTCTCTACCAATTTGTTATAGCACTCAGTATGTGAATATAATGGTCGAAGCCATTTGTCTGTAATAGCAATCTGTGTatgattaaaaacaggcagcagAGTTGGACCTATCTACAGAAGTAGCTACTCGCCTCAATCTTGTGGATCGAGAGACCCCTGACACACATTGGGCACATATAAGGCACAATGATGAGGATGTACCTAGGCTCACCAAAGtgagattaaatgttttttttagagttAAATATATTCTTGGTGTGTTGAAGAAACTATAGATAATGTTTTTCACTTAATGCATTTATTGTCTCTCTATAGGAAATGGCAGTGGAGGTGAGTGGTGCTCTAGCTCAGAGTGATCCCAATGTTGTTCTCAGTGCGGCTTTCAAACTTCGCATCACACAGAGAGACCTGGCCACACTGCAAGAGGGTGGTTGGCTCAATGATGAGGTAAGATGTAGTTAGGATACAAACAGTTTATGGAAATGGATGACAGTTTAGATTgttgaaattatattaaaatctaatcaatttgtttttctcccaAGGTGATAAACTTCTACCTGTCTCTGGTCATGGAGCGGTGTTCAGTTGAAGCAACAGGTTTGAAAGTCTACTCATTCAGCACATTCTTCTACCCCAAACTgcgaggtggaggaggtggaaagCCTGGTGGACATGCTGCTGTGAAGCGCTGGACCAAGGCTGTTGACCTCTTTCTCTACGACCTTATTCTAGTCCCTCTGCATCTGGGTGTCCACTGGGCAATGGCTGTGAGTCAGAGCCACAGATACTTGCAGTGCACAATATTGtacatgtttttcttctctcactcCTATTACTTCTCATTCCAGGTGATTGATTTTAAAGCAAGGACAGTGAAGTCGTATGACTCAATGGGTCAAAGACATGATGACATCTGTAGTCTTTTACTGTAAGTCTGGATTatgccattttatttatttatctgtcaatttttaatatgttttcataTATTGATcttacatttattcaaatttcCCAGACTCTACCTTAAAGAGgagcacaaaacaaagaaaggtaGAGAGCTTGACAGCATCAAGTGGACTACTGGAAGCTTGAGGGCCACTGTAAGTCAATTTCAGATTCATGATGCAATATTTCACATGTGTGCATTTTCTCCTTCAATGCAAGATTAAGTTGATGTTTTGTAATCCTTGTAGGAGATTCCCCAGCAGAAAAACGGCAGTGACTGTGGTGTTTTTGCTTGTAAATACGCTGATTACATCGCAAAAGGAAGGCCTCTCACCTTTAAGCcggtatgtactgtacagtctTAATATTctaatgcttttttatttcttttcaaatcattgtattatcactgaaaataacaaatgcatCTGTCTCTGCAGTGCCACATGCCTCTCTTCAGGAAGTTAATGATTTGGGAAATCCTGAATAAGAAGCTGCTATAGAGGGTCAAAACCAATCTCCTGGCAATTAACTACTTAAAAGCAGATATTTCCTTATTGGGAGCAACATTGGTGTAACGTTAACTatatgacaaagaaaaggaGTAAATGGGCCAAAGAAGTGGACTCAACTGACTATCTAACCCAGTCTGGCTGTTCTGGTCTGAAGGAATCAAACACTAGTCTTATGGCCCTTTCCTGTCTGGGACATAACATTTTATCTCTAAGTTGTAATTGGAGACCTAATTGTGATGTAAAGGAGTGTATGTGTTATACAAGCAATGGCACTACTGACtgaatggtttttttttttctttttttttttttcttttcttcattgaCTTTGGAttgttagttttattgttttgaaatacTACCCTGAAGTGCCTTCAGCCGTCTAACACTGAATTCAAATTAGTGTatgcttttgtctttgtttgggaAAATAGTTGCATACAAAACAAGACAGTATTGAgtcattttcataatttctCAGAATTATGATTGTTGCATTTAATGACAATTTAGTGTAATTTGGATGCCAAATAACtacaataatgtaataataaagctctgaatggaaTTTAGACAATGAACCTTAAAATACCTCCTTTTCAGACTGAGGTTTGAATGCTTGTAGCATGTCTGTTTTGCTATTATTTATGAATGAACTGGATGAGAGAGCATTTTTGAGTGTGTTTAGaatttgttttccctctttaaGTGGAGCATTAATAGTTGTTTGCCCGTATTTAACATAAGGCACTGTTAGGTCTGTGAATCTTTTCCATGAGCATACTGCAAGTGGCTAATTAGGGCTATTACATTTACTTACAGTACTGCTGCATAGCAAACTACTGTAAACATGCATGTTTGAGTTcatgctttaaaatgtgacacacCCACctttaataaagtatttcattttttgt is a window from the Channa argus isolate prfri chromosome 16, Channa argus male v1.0, whole genome shotgun sequence genome containing:
- the senp2 gene encoding sentrin-specific protease 2, with the protein product MYGWIADGISSFFAPATGKNSAQQWPGKGNVSVEIPAGSQRQESHSRPAKRNYQSVYIADGVCQSDPVEVKRRRRDVVLSFVRKTVAGVAGLLRLQNPVSTMSAKPKHYEEAQPVTLGIDELHTSWLNSMEWRMDKTVVGVNERAGRNQIQSSSPPLMRKYSGTALSAEKRGSFQLLPSRSALRVGNTNPDPPWNGFGHNRCYKPSLTVEEAIKQNNKEHYRRLLEMVTEKYSKSQPLPFNQTKPQDELLSQSDHKTAALGKTFESMPRKMACTAAPTTFTWRNVPSTKDRWGGLTLSKSFSGSCEDTQPVKCTKAAELDLSTEVATRLNLVDRETPDTHWAHIRHNDEDVPRLTKEMAVEVSGALAQSDPNVVLSAAFKLRITQRDLATLQEGGWLNDEVINFYLSLVMERCSVEATGLKVYSFSTFFYPKLRGGGGGKPGGHAAVKRWTKAVDLFLYDLILVPLHLGVHWAMAVIDFKARTVKSYDSMGQRHDDICSLLLLYLKEEHKTKKGRELDSIKWTTGSLRATEIPQQKNGSDCGVFACKYADYIAKGRPLTFKPCHMPLFRKLMIWEILNKKLL